The proteins below are encoded in one region of Triticum aestivum cultivar Chinese Spring chromosome 1B, IWGSC CS RefSeq v2.1, whole genome shotgun sequence:
- the LOC123135942 gene encoding kinesin-like protein KIN-10C — MASAASSSSSSSQPVRVVLRVRPLLPSEASSAAVPPCVSLIGDHPGGEVTVQLKDQHTSRSECYKVDAYFGKEDRVSEVFDQEVSALIPGIFEGINATVFAYGATGSGKTYSMQGSEDLPGLIPLSVATILARCTGTWCFVEISYYEVYMERCYDLLEPKAKEIMALDDKFGNLQLKGLAWVPVRSMEEFQEVYSIGVQRRKAAHTGLNDVSSRSHAVLSIRVSNDTVKGKLNLIDLAGNEDNRRACNEGIRLQESSKINSSLFALSNVISALKKNESRVPYRESRLTRILQDSLGGNSRAVMIACLNPVVYQEAAHTLSMAARSGHMVTNMASASKEHTPKVKVDMEAKLQLWLESKAKTKSTQRMNGLFSPTGWRTPSSMSHMKQPLSARVSGRAKAMDQDGAKIKKVLFDSAVHTTAENTPRRDEVKTTKKEVPPSLTPWKEDKSESPLRKALSPIPSNMMTPCNVNCPPSLEPKTPIGVEKNPDGTPLDKFNALGSNLKESLIQQYLEFLNVANKEELQQLKGIGEKRAEYILELREDSPRPFQSLSDLGNIGLSTKQIQDIIQKTATGIFK; from the exons ATGgcgagcgccgcctcctcctcatcctcctcctcgcagCCAGTGCGTGTCGTGCTGCGGGTGCGCCCGCTCCTCCCCTCGGAGGCCAGCTCGGCAGCGGTGCCCCCCTGCGTCTCCCTCATCGGCGACCACCCCGGCGGCGAGGTCACCGTCCAGCTCAAGGATCAGCACACCAG CCGGAGCGAGTGCTACAAGGTGGACGCGTACTTCGGCAAGGAGGACAGGGTTTCCGAGGTATTCGACCAGGAGGTCAGCGCCTTGATCCCGGGCATCTTCGAGGGCATCAACGCGACCGTGTTTGCCTATGGGGCAACGGGCAGCGGCAAGACCTACAGCATGCAG GGGAGCGAAGATCTGCCAGGGCTCATCCCCTTGTCGGTCGCGACAATCCTGGCGCGCTGTACCGGCACGTGGTGCTTTGTCGAGATCTCGTACTACGAGGTGTACATGGAACGGTGCTATGACTTGCTTGAGCCCAAGGCAAAGGAGATCATGGCACTGGATGACAAATTTGGTAACCTACAGCTCAAGGGCTTGGCTTGG GTCCCCGTGCGATCCATGGAGGAGTTTCAGGAAGTCTACTCGATAGGTGTGCAGAGGCGGAAAGCCGCCCACACAGGCCTGAACGATGTTTCAAGTAGAAGCCACGCTGTGCTTTCTATCAGGGTCAGTAATGATACTGTCAAAGGGAAGCTTAACCTCATCGACCTTGCTG GAAATGAGGACAACAGAAGGGCTTGCAATGAAGGGATCCGCCTTCAAGAAAGCTCTAAGATCAATTCATCGCTGTTTGCATTGTCTAATGTCATTTCAGCTCTCAAGAAGAATGAGTCACGGGTACCTTACAGAGAGAGTAGATTGACCCGGATACTGCAAGATTCGCTAGGAGGCAATAGCCGTGCTGTGATGATAGCTTGCCTG AATCCTGTGGTATACCAGGAGGCAGCCCACACATTAAGCATGGCTGCTCGTTCAGGCCATATGGTGACCAACATGGCTTCAGCAAGCAAGGAACACACTCCAAAAGTAAAGGTGGACATGGAAGCAAAATTGCAATTGTGGCTGGAATCAAAGGCGAAAACTAAGAGCACCCAAAGAATGAATGGACTTTTCTCCCCAACTGGATGGAGGACTCCTTCTTCGATGAGCCATATGAAACAACCGCTATCTGCCCGGGTTTCTGGTAGAGCTAAAGCAATGGACCAAGACGGTGCTAAAATAAAAAA GGTGCTTTTCGATTCAGCAGTCCATACAACAGCTGAAAACACACCAAGACGAGATGAAGTAAAGACAACTAAGAAAG AGGTACCCCCTTCGTTAACTCCTTGGAAAGAGGACAAATCTGAATCTCCTCTCAGGAAAGCACTGTCTCCCATTCCTTCAAACATGATGACTCCTTGTAATGTCAATTGCCCTCCTTCATTGGAGCCCAAAACTCCAATAGGAGTTGAGAAGAATCCGGATGGTACACCTCTTGATAAGTTTAATGCACTGGGATCTAACCTAAAG GAATCTCTTATCCAACAATATCTCGAGTTCTTAAATGTTGCAAACAA GGAAGAGCTACAGCAACTAAAA GGAATTGGTGAAAAGAGAGCAGAGTACATTCTCGAGCTCCGGGAGGATTCGCCCAGACCATTCCAATCT CTTTCGGACTTGGGGAATATAGGTCTATCAACAAAACAA ATCCAAGACATCATACAGAAAACAGCCACAGGAATCTTCAAATGA